A region from the Desulfovibrio sp. TomC genome encodes:
- the gpmA gene encoding 2,3-diphosphoglycerate-dependent phosphoglycerate mutase gives MPTLVLVRHGQSVWNLENRFTGWTDVGLTPQGQAEAAAAAKLLAEGGYDFDACLTSVLSRAVKTLDIMLEGLDRLWLPVSKSWRLNERHYGALQGLNKAEMAAKYGEEQVFVWRRSYDTPPPALSADDERFPGRDRRYAALTDAELPRCESLKDTVARVLPYWHEVMAPAIASGTRLLVAAHGNSLRALVKYLDGIDDAAISELNIPTGVPLVYELGDDLAPLRHYYLGDPKAVAQKAAAVAAQGKAG, from the coding sequence ATGCCTACCCTGGTCCTCGTGCGCCACGGCCAAAGCGTCTGGAATCTGGAAAACCGGTTCACCGGCTGGACCGACGTGGGCCTGACCCCGCAAGGACAAGCCGAGGCAGCGGCGGCGGCCAAGCTGCTGGCCGAGGGCGGCTACGACTTCGACGCCTGCCTGACCTCGGTGCTCTCCCGGGCGGTCAAGACGCTTGACATCATGCTCGAAGGGCTGGACCGGCTGTGGTTGCCGGTCAGCAAGTCCTGGCGCCTAAACGAACGCCACTACGGGGCGCTCCAGGGCCTCAACAAGGCCGAGATGGCCGCCAAGTACGGCGAGGAACAGGTGTTTGTCTGGCGCAGAAGCTACGACACCCCGCCCCCGGCCCTTTCGGCCGACGACGAACGCTTTCCCGGCCGCGACCGGCGCTATGCCGCCCTGACCGACGCCGAGTTGCCGCGTTGCGAGTCGCTCAAGGACACCGTGGCCCGGGTCCTGCCCTACTGGCACGAGGTCATGGCCCCGGCCATCGCCTCGGGCACGCGCCTTTTGGTGGCCGCCCATGGCAACTCGCTGCGCGCCCTGGTCAAATACCTCGACGGCATTGACGACGCGGCCATAAGCGAACTCAATATCCCGACCGGCGTGCCGCTGGTCTACGAGCTGGGCGACGATCTTGCGCCGCTTCGCCATTACTATCTCGGCGATCCCAAGGCCGTGGCCCAAAAAGCCGCTGCCGTGGCCGCCCAGGGCAAGGCCGGCTGA
- the thiC gene encoding phosphomethylpyrimidine synthase ThiC, translated as MSIFSKNPKLAALFRTHSSQIAAAEGLSPEVIEAAVNAGTMVILANPAHQAVTPTVIGQPAKVKVNANIGTSMFVTDVAMEMEKVALCKSAGAHTLMDLSTAGDLEAIRAAILSATDLPLGTVPLYGVTQRHIVKGGDPSDFTVAEILTEIAKQAEAGVDFMTLHCGITRRGVELAAEGGRITGIVSRGGSILGRWMRRHDAENPFLTHYDDILDICLAHNVTISLGDGLRPGCGADAGDGAQWEEVINLGRLAARAKAHGVQTMIEGPGHVPLHLVQGQIQGIKRLTDGAPLYVLGPLTTDCAPGYDHIAGAIGGALAAYFGADFLCYLTPAEHLTLPNVADVRAGIKASLVAAQSAETALGRPLAVARDRDMSKARAELDWEAMTELSLDPDMVRERRGAHSKEKECAMCGAMCAMRMMTGDHFEAAPASGDGCNAKK; from the coding sequence ATGTCTATCTTCAGCAAAAACCCCAAGCTCGCCGCCCTCTTCCGTACCCATTCCAGCCAGATCGCCGCCGCCGAAGGCCTCAGCCCCGAGGTCATCGAAGCGGCCGTCAATGCCGGCACCATGGTCATCCTGGCCAACCCGGCCCACCAGGCCGTCACGCCGACCGTCATCGGCCAGCCGGCCAAGGTGAAGGTCAACGCCAATATCGGCACCTCCATGTTCGTCACCGACGTGGCCATGGAGATGGAAAAAGTGGCGCTGTGCAAATCGGCCGGGGCCCACACCCTTATGGACCTGTCCACGGCCGGCGATCTGGAAGCCATCCGGGCGGCCATCCTTTCGGCCACTGACCTGCCGCTTGGCACTGTGCCGCTCTACGGCGTGACCCAGCGCCACATCGTCAAAGGCGGCGACCCGAGCGATTTCACCGTGGCTGAAATCCTCACCGAAATCGCCAAGCAGGCCGAGGCCGGCGTGGATTTCATGACGCTCCACTGCGGCATCACCCGCCGGGGCGTGGAACTGGCCGCCGAGGGCGGCCGCATCACCGGCATCGTCTCGCGCGGCGGCTCGATCCTTGGTCGCTGGATGCGCCGGCATGACGCGGAAAACCCCTTTTTGACGCACTACGACGACATTCTCGACATCTGCCTGGCCCATAATGTGACCATCAGCCTGGGCGACGGCCTGCGGCCCGGCTGCGGCGCCGATGCCGGCGACGGCGCCCAGTGGGAGGAAGTGATCAATCTCGGCCGTCTGGCCGCCCGGGCCAAGGCTCACGGCGTCCAGACCATGATCGAGGGGCCGGGGCATGTGCCGCTGCACCTTGTCCAGGGCCAGATCCAGGGCATCAAGCGTCTGACCGACGGCGCGCCGCTCTATGTCCTCGGACCGCTGACCACCGATTGCGCCCCGGGCTACGACCACATCGCCGGGGCCATCGGCGGCGCCCTGGCCGCCTATTTCGGCGCGGATTTCCTGTGTTACCTGACGCCGGCCGAACACCTCACCCTGCCCAACGTGGCCGACGTGCGGGCCGGCATCAAGGCCAGCCTCGTGGCCGCCCAAAGCGCCGAGACCGCCCTGGGCCGGCCCTTGGCCGTGGCCCGGGACCGCGACATGTCCAAGGCCCGGGCCGAGCTTGACTGGGAGGCCATGACCGAATTGTCCCTGGATCCGGATATGGTGCGTGAGCGCCGGGGAGCGCACAGCAAGGAAAAGGAATGCGCCATGTGCGGGGCCATGTGCGCCATGCGCATGATGACCGGCGATCATTTCGAGGCCGCACCCGCCTCGGGCGACGGCTGCAACGCCAAAAAATAA